CTGGATGTGGTTATTGTAGGTGGAGGTCCGACAGGAGTCGAATTAGCCGGATCACTTGCAGAAATGAAAAGGCATATTTTGCCTAAAGATTATCCGGATTTAAAAGTGGAGTTGATGGATATACATCTGATTCAAAATGGTGATCGGCTATTGAATAATATGTCTGTAAAGTCTTCAGAAAATGCACTGAAGAGTTTGCAAAAAATGGGTGTAAACGTCCATTTGAATAAAATGGTTAAAGATATTTCAGAAACCGGGGTATTATTAAGCTCCGGTGAATTTATTAAAAGTAAAAAAGTAATATGGGCTGCAGGTGTAAAGGCGAATAAATTGTTGGGCCTGCCTGCTGATGTATATGCTCATGATGGAAGAATTATCGTGAACGAAAATTGCGAAGTAAAAGGAGCCCCTGATGTATACTGTATAGGTGATGCAGCCTTATTCGTTTCTGAGTCTTTCCCCTCGGGGCTGCCTGCGCTGGCTCCAGTTGCCATCCAACAAGCAACATATCTGGCAAAATTATTGAAGAAAAAACATCAGAAACAATCATTGTATCCTTTTGTCTATTTTGATAAAGGTCAAATGGCAACAATAGGAAGAAACAAAGCTGTGTTTGATTATAAGCAAATTCATGTCCAAGGTTTTATAGCATGGATTATTTGGCTCTTTGTTCATATTTATTTTTTAGTTGGCCTAAGAAACCGGATCATTGTTTTTATTAATTGGTTTTGGAGTTACCTTTTTTATGACCAGGCGCTGCGCATAAATATCAAACCATATGTTCCGGAAAAGCAAGAGTAACCCGTCTTCAACGCTTTCAAATTGATTCATTTAAATTGTGTTTTGAACTAGAATAGCTCACTATACCCATCGATAAATATCTATTGATCATTTATAAAGTCTGCTTGCTTCGGCGCACCGCAAACCATCTGTAAGTTCAATAATAGTGGAAAGGCCTGGACTTAGGAAACATGAGAAAGATTATAATCACTTTGAATTTTGCTTTCCTCTAAAGCCTATACCTGATTTTCAGCGATAATTTTAGTAAAATAAAAAATGCTCATTGTCTGGTAAAACAATGAGCATTTTTATAAAAGTTCAAAATATTATTGAAGAATAATCAAGGATTGAACGGTCTTAGCGGAACCGCTATTGACCACCACGCGATATACTCCGGCAGCTTTTTGTTTGAAAGAATTGCTGTGAATTTGTACTTCATCAGTTTCATGTTCAATTTGCATTTTCCAGACTTCTTCGCCAAGTAAATTATAAATCTTAATGGTTCCTTCTTTAATGGTATTGTTAAAGAGAAGTTCAAATATTCCATGATTCGGATTCGGAATAATTCTAAATCCATCAGGTGTTAAATCAACATCTTTGAGCCTTTCCTGCTCATCAGGATTTGCTTCAGTCACTTCGTCTCCCTGACCTCCTCCTTTAAATAATTCTGGACAAGAGATGCAAGGTCCTAAAAATTGATTGGGGCCCTGATTGTTGATAAAGTCAGAATACCGCACACATCGGGTCGTACAGATTCCGTTATTTCCAATTTCTGCTATATAGACTCTATTCGGATTGGTACCACATTTCCAGGACGCTTTTATTTGTTTAAACGCTGGAGGATATTTACAATCAGGTTTTCCATCGCCATTATTATCAACCGAATCATCTCCATTCGGACAGACATCACAAACATTGATGACTCCATCGCAATCGGAATCTACATAATTACTGATGGTTACAACAGCCGTACAACTTGATGAATTTCCATTCACATCCGTAACTGTTACTGTTACGATTGTATTTTTTGGACTTTTACAAGTAATGCTATCTGGATTTGTAACTTTTGTTTTAATACCGCAGTTATCTTTCTTAATTAAAAGAACACTATCAGGGTGAATAAATTTGGAACCACCACCCGATGGTAAAGCGATATTATAACTTTTACAAACGATGACTGGTTTGATGGTATCTATTATGTTCAAATTTGCGGTACAAGTGTCTGATAATCCTGTGGAATCTGTAACCGTCAATATGACTGTTCTCTTTGGTAAATCGTCGCATCCAAATACATATCGACTTAATTTCATCGATTTAATTCCACAGTTATCTGTTGACCCATTATTAATGCTATCAATTTTTAGCGTGTAAAGTCCTAAGGAGTCCAAATAAATATTAAAGTCCTTACATTTTGCTACAGGAGGTTCTGTTTCATAAACGTTGAGAACATATTTACAAGTGGAAGTATTTCCGCAATCATCCGTGGCCGTCCATGTAATGGTATGGAATCCAACAATAAATACTTGTCCCAATAGCGTATGACTATTATTCCAATTGTTAATCACACCGCTTGAATCTGTACATTCATCCATAGATACTGCATCCAGAGTAGTATTCGGTACAATAAACTGACAAGTCATAGTATCAACTTTCCTGGTGATGGTGTCATTGGAAGGACAAGTAATTACAGGTCCGGTCGTATCACTTACAGTAATAATCTGAGGGCTTGCGCCGGTTGAAGAATTTCCACAGAAATCAGTGACAGTCCAGGTTCTGAATACCTGAGTACCTGAACATTCTCCAAACACCAAGGAATCTGAATATGATACTGCAGGTGCTGCATCACATGGATGCACCACATTGGTCGGATAACCCGTAATATCTGGCACGTATGCGAAATCACATGGGATATCTTCATTATCGGCACGAACCTGGAAATTGTCAATATGTAATTCTTTTGTTTGTTGACTGTTGCCACCCGAATAGTAGACCCTTATAAACAAGCTTGCCGGATTATTGGCTCCATTAATGTTTCCAATACATTCGACCCATTGATTTTGAATAAGGGCAGTTGTACTGAAGTTCGTCCAATTAATTCCATTGGTACTGTAATCCATCAAAAGGTCTGTTGCACTGCCATTTCCTTTTCTGAAAGCTTGGACATAAACTTCAAAATTACTGAATGCTGGTAAGTTATGTCCCGTCAAATTGAATTGCCAATGCCCGGCTACCATTGAATTGTTTACACTTAATCCTTTACCTGCAATAGCATTGTTATCAAAGGCATTTGCTCCGGAAACAATTCCATTTACAGTTAAAAATGCATTTGAAGAGGTGTCAACTTTTGAATAAATTCCGGAATATAACTTGGGCGACAAGCTTATATATGAATATCCTGAATTGAAATTATAATTGACCAACACTTTATTTCCGCTTGGTGTAGCTTGAGTGTATACAGATTGATTTGCAGGAATCGTAAAACTAGGCTCGATAGTATCAATAACTGTAATAAGCTGACTGCAAAAATCGATATTGTTACAACTATCCGTTGCTGTCCAAGTCCGATTGATCACGTAATTACCAGGACAGTTACCAGGTACTATCTGATCATCATAACTAAGCACTACATTTTTTCCACAATAGTCAGCTCCTGTTGCAAATCCAGTGTTTGGAGGTAATTCAGATTCAGCACAGCTAATTGTTATAGCTGGAGGACATGTCACAGAAGGTGGAGGTTGAGCAGATACCGTGAATGTTGATGAACAAGATTTTGTGATATCGCAAGAACTGGTAGCTGTGAATGTAACAGTCTTAACACCACCACATTTTGATGGAGCACCTGAATTATTGTTCGTTAAATCTACATTGCATCCTCCGGTTGTACTCGCTTCATCTAGCCAATCCAGGAAGAAATCATCTACCTGAGCTTGAGTCAAACAATAAACAGAAGTACTGGAAGGAGTTGGACATTTTAAATTAACGGATGCAGGTGTGGTAACTGTGAATACAGCTGAACAAGTAACAGCAGGCTCACAGCTTGAAGTCACCGTCCAAGTTACTGTTTTTGAACCACCGCAAGCTAATGGAGCCGCACCACCATTATGACTTAAAGCAGCATTACATCCTCCTGAAAAGCCGGCAGAATTTAACCATGCTGTATAAGTGGAATCGACGGTAGATTGATTCGGGCAGTTGGCCATTGTTTGATTTACCGCACAAGTAATGCTCACATTAGCCGGCGCATTTACTGTAAATGTCGCAGAACAGGTCACATCTGCCTCACAACTGGATGTCACTGTCCATACAACTGTTTTAGAGCCACCACAGGCAGCAGGAGCTGCGCCACCATTATTACTAATCGTGGCATTGCAACCACCAGAAACAGATGTGGCATTTAGCCAAGCCGTGTAAGCTGCATCAATGACAGCCTGTGTCTGACAAGCAACTTGTATATTATTTGAAGGACAGGACAATGCTACCACTTCCGATGCTGTTACCGTGAATACGGCCGAACAAGTAACGGGACCAACGCAAGAAGATGTCACTGTCCAGGTGACAGTTTTCGAACCACCACAAGCAGGAGGCGCAGCACCACCATTATTTGAAACGGAAGCATTACAGCCGCCGGAACTGGTAACTGTGGCGAGCCAAGCTGCATAAGCTGCATCAATATTAGCTTGTGTCTGACAAGAAGCAATCGTGGTATCACTTGGACAGTTGAGAATTACAGCCGGAGCTGAAGTTACAGTAAATGAAGCTGAACAAGTGACAGGTCCTGCACAAGTAGAAGTGACCGTCCAAGTCACGGTAGTAGACCCACCACAAGCATTTGGAGCACCAGTACCATTGTTGGAGATAACCGCATTACATCCACCTGAAGAACTAACACTTGTTAACCAAGTGTTGTAAACAGCATCAATGGCAACTTGTGTCTGACAACTGGCCTGGGTATTATTGGCAGGGCAGTTAAGGACTACCGCCGGAGCAGCAGTCACTGTGAAAGAAGCCGAGCAAGTGACTGGAGCTGCGCAAGAAGAAGTGACTGTCCAGGTAACGGTCACCGAGCCACCGCAAGCTGGAGGTGCAACACCACCAGTGTTGGAGATGGCCGCATTACAACCACCCGAAAAACTAACAGTTGTTAACCAGGTGTTGTAGGCCGCATCCACAGCCGCTTGAGTTTGACAAGCAGCTTGGGTATTGTTGACCGGACAAGTGAGGACCACAGCCGGAGCCGCAGTCACGGTGAAGGAAGCCGAACAGGTGACGGGTGAAGCACAATTGGAAGTAACCGTCCAGATAACCGTTGTAGAACCACCGCAAGCCGGCGGGGCGTTAGTGCTGTTATTGGAGATGTCTGCATTACAACCACCTGAGAAACTAACAGTTGTTAACCAGGTATTGAAAGCGGCATCAATGGCAGTCTGAGACTGACATGCGGCCTGTGTGTTGTTGGCCGGACAGTTGAGTACAACGGCCGGAGCAGCAGTCACGGTAAATGAAGCAGAACAGGTAATGGCAGCTGCACAAGATGAGGTGACGGTCCAAGTTACAGTCGTCGCACCACCACAAGCCGGAGGCGCACTAGTACTATTGTTGGAGATGTTTGCATTACAACCACCTGAGAAGTTAACAGTTGTTAGCCAGGAAGCAAAAGCAGCATCCACAGAAGCCTGAGATTGACAGGCGACATGAGTTTGATTTACCGGGCAGGTCAATGAAATAGCCGGAGCAGCGGTCACGGTAAATACAGCCGAGCAGCTCATAGCAGGTTCACACGAAGAAGTAACTGTCCAGGTCACGGTTTTCGAACCGCCACAAGCAGGAGGCGCCGAGCCACCATTATTGGAAACGGAAGCATTACAGCCACCGGAACTGGTAGCAGTTGCAAGCCAAGCCGTATAAGCAGCATCAATGGCAGCCTGTGTTTGACAAGCAGCCTCAGTTTGATTGGCCGGACAAGTTAAAGAAACCACAGGAGCTGCAGTCACGGAGAACACAGCAGAACAAGTCATAGCTGGTTCACAAGTTGAGGTGACGGTCCATGTTACTGTTTTCGAACCACCACAAGCTGGAGGTGCAGCACCGCCAT
The genomic region above belongs to Saprospiraceae bacterium and contains:
- a CDS encoding NAD(P)/FAD-dependent oxidoreductase yields the protein MAFNIPYSEKKRVVIIGAGFGGFILAQQLRCKYFQIVLIDKNNYHQFQPLFYQVAMSGLEPSSICFPIRKNFRNDENIFIRIAEVTNINPTDKKLISNIGELDYDFLIIAFGNSTNYFGNENFKKWSIPLKSVSEALYLRNRILEDLEASVLEQDEFIKDVLLDVVIVGGGPTGVELAGSLAEMKRHILPKDYPDLKVELMDIHLIQNGDRLLNNMSVKSSENALKSLQKMGVNVHLNKMVKDISETGVLLSSGEFIKSKKVIWAAGVKANKLLGLPADVYAHDGRIIVNENCEVKGAPDVYCIGDAALFVSESFPSGLPALAPVAIQQATYLAKLLKKKHQKQSLYPFVYFDKGQMATIGRNKAVFDYKQIHVQGFIAWIIWLFVHIYFLVGLRNRIIVFINWFWSYLFYDQALRINIKPYVPEKQE